Part of the Amblyomma americanum isolate KBUSLIRL-KWMA chromosome 7, ASM5285725v1, whole genome shotgun sequence genome, AGTTATTGTATTGTTTTAAATCGCGTGGTTTAAAAAAATAAGTATTTTTAAAGAAAACAAGTGCTTTCAGACTTTCAGCGATACGCATGGCGTGTTTATTCAttggggctgacttacccaaagcattggggtttagggatagtgaagggaaagtggattttaagaggttagaagtaaccaagcgaaggttatacgattggtggttAAAaccaagacaggagtaaaatttcactgtaacatggctaggtggcctgagccaccgcccgatttaaagcgttcagccgtatccatccatccatccatccacgtgaTTCCGGCCACGGACCTTGCCACGGACGCTGTGAGCCACATGGCCGTGTCGGCGATTTTCATCGCGTTAAGGAAAGTTTGTTAAGCGATGCTGTTCAGAAGAAGCGTTGCCCTCAGTCCCACGAAATCATGCGAGATCACCGGTCTCTTCAAGAGGTAAAGATGTGCTGGTTCTTATGACGCATTCGCGATGAATTTCGCGACAAGCTGTGTAGAGCTGCTGCGCGACAGCAGCGACGGTTCTGACAACGCTGACAACGTTCTTTGCTGCGAGCATGGGCCCGCGCTGCTGTTTCGGAGGCTAGGTACTGACAGTAAGAACTGCGCACGCCCCTTCTACGCGTGTTCTGCCTGCAGGCAACGCAAGGACTGCTCTTTCTTCGTATGGAAAGACGAAGCTTCGCGCTGCGGTTTCAAGTGGGACGCCGTTAAACGGCGCATCTTGCCCACTTGGACGCACGAACAACTGCACGCGAGGTTCTTGAAGCTTCTGAAATGTGAGTCGAGCGAGCGATACTTATGCTGCCGGACCCTGCTTTCCAAGAAAGAGATGAAGAACCACTTCCAGCACCCGTTCAGGAACCCCCTGACAGATGACGAGCTGCGGCGGCCCAGCCGACTCCTCCTCGCTGACGTGAACAGCGCCACTAAAGCGCAGTTCTTCTTCGATGATTCGTGCGTTAGCTTTGTCGTGGACACGCTCTCGCGGCTGGGCTTCGATCGCGTCCTCTGCGTGGGGACGCCCAGCCTGCACGAGTACATCAGGGAACACCGTCCCAGCATGGACAGTCTGCTTCTCGACATCGAGCAGTCGTACGAACAGTTCTACGGTCCGGATGAGTTCTGCTGGTTCAACATGTTCAACAACTTCCACTTTCGCGGCGCGGAGTCTGAGACCGCGCTACGGAACAGTATGGCCAGTGGCACCCGGTGCGCCCTGCTGGTGGACCCTCCTTTCGGCGGCCTGGTGGACGCCGTCGCGAGGACTCTAGAACGGATCGTCGAGGAGGCGACAGCGCAGGGCTGCGAGCTCAACGTATTCTGGTTCTTCCCCTACTTCAACGAGAAGCGCATCGTGGCGGCCATGCCTCGTCTTCGAATGCTCGACTACGCCGTCCACTACGAGAACCACACTGCGTTCAGCGGTTCCTCCGAAAAGCGAGCCAAAGGCTCGCCCGTGCGGATCTTCACCGACGTGCCTCTGGGACAGATCCCGCTGCCCGAAGAAGACTACGCTTTTTGCGCGCAGTGCGACCGATGGGTGGCGCGTCACAACAGACATTGCGCCGTGTGCAACGACTGTCCGTCCAAAGATGGCGGTCCTTACAGGCACTGCGACAGGTGcggtgtgtgtgtgaaggaagcgaATGAGCACTGTCCGACATGCGAAAGATGTCTCCCGCGTGGCCATGACTGCCAGTCGAAGGGACTCACCTGCTTCCTCTGCAGGCAGCCTGGCCACAAAAGCACCGAGTGCgttcagaaagtgaaaaaagggCATAGAAACTTAAAAAGGACCTTCATTCGCAATCAAGAGACTGTTGCCAAAGGCAAAAAGAGAAAGCGGTGATGTTAGCATTCGTTGCACAAAATTTTTTACCCATTTCATCAAATACCACTGGACAACATAGAGCACATGTTTTTGTAACATTGCCAGTGAACTGCATCATTTGCAACATTGCATCATTTGCAACATTGCATCATTTGCAACATGCTGAAACTGCAGACAGTTTCTGAATTGCATGGGGCAGGGCTCATCCTACATTCTTGTTGTATCGGTAATCTGCAGGATACAAATGCAGCATAGCAAGGTTGTGAAATTGCGGCAGTTGCGTATTAGGTGACCCCCAAGCTGCCACCTCATAGTAACCTATATGGTACTACTCTGTGGTACCATTCCGTCTGCTGCGACAGCATTGTGTGCCATCCATTTTTGGCCACATATGTGCCGGAGTTGGTAGTGGGGTTTGACATACTGAAGCTGCGCATGGTTGTCAGGAACACAGTGTAAAGAGCTTTATTAGCTCCATGGAAGCGATGTCgttggagaggtcgttccagtctacagaaacactgaaaaaaagcggcacaggtaacagtacgggcacgtgggcgaaacacttggaaaggatgacgaatgtggtgaAATATGCCGGCTGGGGGagcaatgtagggagcgcagcgcagcggACTATGGAAAAATTGATGGAAAAGGCAGCGGCTAGAAATACGCCAAAGTGAAAGGGGCactaaactggattccgcttttacAGATGTCACACTGATGTAtgaataggaggaatgaatgagTCCGGCTGCTCTATTTTGAAGTGACTCGAGTGCATTGATAAGAtaaacttgatgagggttccaaatTGGCAATGCATATTCTAACTTTGACGTGACAAGAGATTTgtatgctagtaattttacttTTTGTGGGGCGTGGCAAAGATGACGTCTTAAAAGCCCGAGCATTTTATTAGCAGAGGAAATAATGTTAGTAATGTGTGTAGCCTATGATATGTTGTTACACAGCGAgacacctaagtatttgtacgaTGAAACAGACTGCAAAGGAACGTTAGCGATTATGTATGGAAAATCAAGCGGGTTATGGAGGCGGTGGAAGGACTAACGTTCACATTTACGAGGGTaaagttccattagccaacggtcgcaccattcctgtatatggtttaggtcatcttgaaggATATGTTAGGGCGGAGATCGTTAGTAACTGTGTGATAACGCAGTCGTCAGTGGACATGCAaatattagagcacacattggtcggcaagtcattaatataaattaggaatagaagcgAGCCTAGTACAGAAGCTTGAGGGACGGCTGATGTTACTGATAGCGGATTGTAATTTTGATTGTTaacgacaaactgtgagcgattagtcaaattcttctatccattttactatgtcgggggTAAGTTCAAACGGGAAAGCTTTAGGACTAAGCGTTTATGAAGTacgttgtcaaatgcttttgcaaaatccagaAAAATGACAAtctgtaggttagaatcgagattagcatgtaaaCCATGAATAAATAAGCCTAGCTGTGTTTCACAAACAAGAccttttcgaaaaccgtgttgtgacgaatgaaaaaaattgttcgagtcaAGGAAGTTTATAATATGCGTATAGatcacatgttccatgattttgcagggtatgctagtaagggaaatgggtcgataatttaACGGTAAgtctttgttacctgatttgtagaccgGAACGATctttccagttttccaatcgtccgtTAGTTGTCCTGATGAGAGTGACTGTGTAAAAAGTAAGCATATGAACTCGGCACAAATATCGCTAGTGTTCTCTAGATGTTTCGAGTTAATATCGTCTACACCGGGTGAAGATGAAATTTTCAAATCTTtaattaaggacgcaatacccagtgaggaaaatgcgactGCCGGCATAGTATGCTCTAAGAATAAATTAGGCGTAGGAAGTTGtgtttcggtttcattagtaaagacTGAATGCATCGGTACAGAATTTGAGTCAGCTGCAAGCTACCAGTTGTGCTGAATTGCATACATGCTAATTGCAAGTAGTCTGTCTGTATTTAGCACTGTGTAAACACAGTTTTTACAACGAAAATTAATGTAGTTTTATGTCATGAGCTGCGTTGCAGGCTTATATGAAATGCTTAGCAAGGATTCCAAATTATTTCGGATTAAAAGTTTCTTAATGGTGTCCATTATTATCATGGttcattaaaatttttgcatttttttcccaGCGATTACGCAACAGTGACATTCCTGGTGAACATTGCCTGAAAAGGCTGCTGAAGTTGACATCATGCGACAGTTGCTGCGCCTATCACTTTCTTCACAGCTCTACTCCACGCAACACTAAGTGTGCTGGAGTGCACAGAAGTGGAGTAGCACTACAGCTTGGATCCTTCCCTCTTAGCTACCTCCTCACAATGCTAAGAGTGCCCCAGCCCAACTATTAACAAGTGCACAGTTCAAATCTGGGGGTCAAAATGGCGTAGCTATGAGAAGTTTTCTCTGGAAACATTGACTTTTAGCGGGCAGCAGCAAGCGTTGTGTACAACGCTGACCACGCTCTGAGCTGTTCGCCGGCTTGAGTAAGTTCTCTACCTATAACTTGGTGTGAAACTTGCAACCTCGTAGCGAGATGTGGCTCCTGATATGCCAAGAGATTAATTACTATGCGAATCTATGTGGCATGAGAAAGGGAGGTCAAACCTTGTTGAGTTGCtgccattatatatatatacacacacaaagGTCAGTCAGAAATTAACGCACAATCCACTGTAGCTCAGTGACGGTAAGCAGTAGGGAAATAAAATTTTGTTGATAGGAGCAATAGAGTTTTGGTCCTTTGGAAATGCCACTGAATATCTGATCCACTTGAGTCGCTGCACTGCAGCCATCTTTGTTTCAGTGACACGAATGCACATTCATACAGGTTAGTCAATgtgcaatttttttcacgcatatAATGAACTCGTCATCTCTAACCTGTTTGCCATGCAGATTGTGCAAACAGATGGAAATCTTATAGCTCTTCATGAATGACTTCATGAAAGCACTGTGGACAATCCTCAAAGAAACTTTAGAGGAGATAATCGCACACATTGATCCCGATTTGCATCATCTCCTTTGTCAAAAGCCGTGGAACCAAGCGAGCTCAAATTTTCTGTATCCCAGTTGTTCTGTTAGCATTGAGACTGATCCTTCCACCATAACTATTTGTTTCATGACCTGTCTTGTAGTGACGCATCTGTTATTTTGAACGAATTTATGAACGACATGCACTTTCATCGGCTGCGATGCTTGATGGTCTACCTGAACGCAGCAGGACCTGGATATTGCAGTCACCACACCGAAATGCCATATAAACACATTACATTGATTCATTGTGCACTTCCCCTAGATTGACAATAGCTTACAACGAATTAACATGCTGAGTTATCGACAGACTTCTACCGGAATTCGATCACTGCACACTGGTGTAGTAGGGTGTCATGTTGATCATCCATGATGGCTTATGTGAAACAGCAGAAAACGGGAAATAGGTATGGATTAGAGTATAGAGTATAAAAGAGCATTGGTTCTACATACAAAATTTTCTCTAGTGCGTACCGTTACAGCTACAGCAGATTGTGTGTTACTTTTTGACCAATTCTTGTGTTGACTTAAATGGGAAGACGAAATCAAGGAGGCCATTTACGGGAACTGTGCAGCTAAGTATTAGCTGTAATGTGTAACAGCACATCCGCAAGCTGTTTTGGAAGCTGCTTAGTCTTCCCTCAACAACTGCACAGTAGTTGGGTCATTACAGGCTTCATTAGTAGGAACTCTCTGaagaaaatgcacaaaagaaAATCAATAAATGAATTACAGAAGGTGGAAAAATACAGAGCACCACTTTAAATTGCTTGCTTTCAGCGCAACTCTACCAGTGCCCCGGTACGTGCAGCATAAAACATTGGTGCTCATCCTCAACTGTAAATTCACTTAAACATGGTTACCTATCCTATGCCAATTTTAACCCTTCAAAGTGCCTTGTACACAACTGTATACATTGCAAACTTGCCACCTTTTATCAGAACATGCTAAGCCCAGCACTATTTATTTCAGGTCAATTGACCATCCTTCATATGGAAAATTGATTGCTTTTTTTACTCTAGCTAGCGAACACAACAAATGCCATTTATTAAAACAGTGAACATGGTAGCACATACTCTGCTATTTTCCTGCAGACATATTTTGCCACCAGTactaatttcaattttttttttgctgaatttcTAGCTTTAAGTGCATCTTCGAAAGAGAAACTGATTACATGTTAATTTTAAAATTGGTCTTATTTCAATATTACAATTTCCACCTATCATATGACAGTTTGTAAATCCGTGTAAAAATATAACCATTGCTGTGTTCCATTAAAAAACCACTGAAAAGGCTTGATTGTGGCTTGGATATACTATTCCTCTGCGACAAAAAAGTATTtcattgttaaaacttctcttgtcagcTAAACAAGAAACCAATCACGGGAAAAAGTTgtgagctctagaattttgatccctggcttgtttaatgaagccaaatattaaaaagctgatttcgtttacttttgcacCTGGCTAGCGGAGTGATACAGTACGCCACgaaccgtggcccagtgttaacaacttctgtttttttttttaagttgtatcctactatacatGTCTGTTGAACGAATTATCCGATGGCCGAATCATTGcatggctgcaaaaaaaaactcaaaaaccGGTTTGCACCGCTGAAAATTCAGGTGGTTAAAAACTAGGCAATTGGCCTCGGCTTTTGAGTGAAAACTGCGCGGCGCATTGACGATTTTTTGCAATTCCGTCATGTTGTGCTGTATGCCAACTGTCGGGAACATCATGGCAAAACTGCTCCAAAATAaggccttccgcagcctcctccACAGGTGGAGTGATCGAGGTGGCGTCCACGTAAGTATGCTTCACCATGCTAACAGCTAGCGTGCTTACATGATGAACGTGCATTTTCGGCGCACAGGAGCACACGGGCGAAAAAGCACCAGCGGCACACTTCGGAAACGGCGCGCTGCTCGGCTTGGCTCGCTTTTGCACGGGCGAGAAACGAAACTATACGCGGTGACGATCGAGACGCCTCCGATCGCTTGGAGTGCCGGTCGGACCTCACCAGTTGGGGGGCCGAACTTTAGGCTCACGGGGTGCGGCAACTTTGATGCATCCGGCCTCGGGCGCCGCACTTTCGCGCGCCGGGAGAGTTGGAGCAAAACAAAGTTGAAACGAATTAAGTGAAACCATATGGTACAATTAAGTGGCCTTTAAAATATACCTATAATACCTAGCCAAGAAAAATTTTGAAGTTTGTTTGAATTAGCTGAAAGTGCGAATTATCCGGGATTTCGAGTTATCGCTGGTCGACTATATTTTTAATATATTTTAACCAATGCTGACAAACCTTAATTTGCTCACGTCTGAAAAGGTTATACCTGTCTCAGCCATGAATGTCTTAAAAATTATGGCTCAGGAGGTATAACCTCTCGAGAACCGAGCCAAATTAAAATACGTCTCATATCTGGTTAATTGTTCTCACGAGCGTACAAATGTTATAGTCGTACGAGGCCTTGGGCAGTTTTTATTTTCTCAAATGTGGTCAAAGGATATCAGCTCAGCAACTTAAACTCGGAGGCGGCCGTTTGACTTAAGGGAGTCTTTATTATAAATATACTTCATGACGGGACGAAAGCGACGGTTCGAATAACCCAGAACTTCGAAATAACGAGCGTCCAATTTGCCAGGATAGGGAGCGTTCTTGCAGcgttcattgaggggctttagtgCTTAACTGgattatccagtgactctagtgCCCGTATATCATTTTGTTTTTGATCAACTGATGCATTAACAGGTGAGAAAAATTGTTTCTAAAAGTCTACGAAGTTGAAGGACTGCTTTCTTGTAAGAAGACATACTTTTGATTCCAACCACGACGGAAAATGTTGAAGCGGCTGCAGTTTAATTACAGCAAGATCGTGTGTCGAGCGCGAATGAGTTTTACAAATAAGAAGCATGCACTGTTTGCACAGCGACCAAAGACTTTTCGTGACACTGTTTTCAGAAAGAACAATGAGAAATGGCAAAAAGGGTCACGGAAAATATTCCGAATTAGTCCTAAGAAACTATAAATAAAACGCGCCTCAAACCTCTCAAGCCAGGTTCTCTCGACTGCGTCAAAGCGCAGTGTCGTGTCGCCGAGACGACGCTCCATAATTAACCAGCCAGAAACGGCGCAGCCAGTGCAGGTACAGTAGTGAAGAGTTGGCACGCGTCCACTTAACGGAAGTGCCCCGACTCGGTACCTCAGTAGCTCGATCGAAGACCCCGTAGCAATTGACAAACTCAGCCAGCAGTCCACGATCGCCGCAGAGGCAACATTTCAGCGCTTTGGCAACAATAACGCGGGAACGGAGTCGGAACGGGCCAGCCAATGCGCCGTCCACGCCCAATCGGTAGGCCTCGTGTGGCGGCTCGCCAAGCTCGCTGGTACCGCCAAGAACACCTCCCTCTGGTAATTATCATTGTTTTATATTTATCGTTACTTTTTCCTCTTTCACGTTCTCCACGCCGTAATTACAATTTTTCTTAAACACGTGAATTCCCTTTGTTCAAGTGCGAGGTTCAGCTGGTTCAGTGTTCCAGAGCCCCCACGTGGGACGCCATAGTGgcgggcgccggaataattttggGTTCCTTcccgtgcactgacgtcacatggcacacgggcgtttttgtatttcacctcaatcgaaatgcggccgccgcgcccAGGATCCCGCGCGGCGTACGCGGCAGCCAattatgggctccgtgcgctgcagtttggcgcgcgcgagtggcgctacctggttaacagcggtggcgaaaggcggacgcagccaacgcagctctctggttcagtttgcagtgagcgaggcgagcggtgaggtgtttcgtgcgaacgcgaaaacaaacttggataattatgggtgctctacctactgctgtgtttacccaatgtcataacagctataaaaacactgcagtcaaggtagcgaatatatttaaacgcttttcttggacatcgtgcatgctagctcatgcacagagggtatgctggaaatgagtgccctgcggaattaaattcatgagtgaactgggaaagggtttacattgactggggtgtttcgaacgtgacatcattggtaggagctgctttatgtagagtgaaggaatgcgttcagtcagtcacaggaaatggtctacggtgaagttctcggagctagcatctgaagtttaagtcttcgtttgttatgctcatctgtggttcagcgtgtcatttttgtttctagttttttcgtGCGTGtatgtatgcagtgggagcgacgtcgtacttctgagagtgcttgtcgtttttcacattgtttcacctaagcttttgtgtatttatttgcatcattttatttgcttcagtggtttaaaattttgtatctttatttgttacatttatgagatctcaaatcctgttctagacgaataaaaagaaaaatagagagtggttcaaatttctccctatatatttcttggatttcacataactaaacccttaatttcgggaattaatcttttgattttaattaggtttaccgtcccaatgcaacgaagactataaggggtgccatagtaggaggttccagataattgcaaccacttggggttctttaacgtgcactgacatcgcgcagtacgcgggcctctagaattttgccttcaccgaaatgcgaccgtcgcaaccaggatcgaacacaagtcatttgggtcagcagctgagcaccataaccactgagctaccgcggtggcCTTTCTATAGtgaagtatttaccaaaagagaaatacgaccaaaataattcatgtaattggtgtcttcataacattcctgaaatgaaagttcTGTGGAAGATACTttgcaagaaacccatcgtctttttgtatgcttagagctatgcttctctgagaggaatacacaaagtaaagaagtgtcgatcctgaaggatgtagagcactatcatctgatatatacgTGTAGTAAggttgcgtttttcgcatttctagccggccattcacatagtcgatgtcacagtggatgtaaattacatagctgatttcattatttgggtcagagccttgtttctcaaactgtaaaggtacttaataaATCTCagtaagctcaactgcgctgccagatattgcagtgccgtcgggactgcaacacaatcatggttgctcggaatcggtgatcagcccaacctgaaagcaattgaaacgaaatgcagcagtggtggcgccaaggctttcaatgcgttgaaatccgcagagaagaaggcgttgacttagaatggcgtcgcggtcagtgcgcgtcttctatgcggccgggctggcgcgaacgcatcgggcatggaggaaggcgcagggccaccacggccagtctcgagggaggcgcgcgcgcgctctcccttcgagagaccgcccgtgactgagcgtccggttaacgcggcgagtgccacgaggcggcgctggcgatgcggtcgctgctggcgccaccataccagcgcacggagcccataacgCCGAAGCCTACGAGACACCGCGGCGAGTCCTCCTTTGTTCTTTCCGCTTCCTCATACGATTACGCTTTCGTATACAATTACGTTTTCTCACCTTCATTTTTACTTCAACAGACTTCGTTTTTGAATTTCTTTCTCCTAACTCGTGATATTGTTTATATCAAGTCGAGAGGTAAGAGCACTCCAATAATGGCTTTCACTTATTCATTTATCCTTGTCGAAGACAGTAAAAAAAGGGACTGCATATTTGTTTCCTTAATGTGTGCATGCTTCCCAGTTCTGTTAATCTTGAGTTTAAACTCAAGTATATAGctaacttaacaaggtgatggttcgggctagtgggtatgcgttatgatccatagcgcagcaacaaaacaggagACAAacacaaaacaggggacaaacacaagcgcttgtgtttgtcccctgtattgttgctgcgctatggatcataatatATAGCTAACCTGGCTTTCATCCTACATTTCTCCTCTAGCGTCTCATTTCTTTCTCAGTGATTAGTGGCTTTTACTGGTGCAAGAGCAACATCGCCCAACATTGCCTAGTCTATGGTTTAATCCAAAAATGTGAGCAATAACAAGCTGGTGTGGAGTAGTATATCCCATGGTATGAAAATGGTACAGTTAAGATATGTAACATGCATATGCATGAGGCCCTACAGATGGCAATAAAATATCTTGAAAGGTGAGAAACAGCAACTCTGCATCAGTTACAGCATATTGATGTGTGGCTAAAGGATAAAAGACAATGTAAAAAATACATAAGTATAAATTGTAGTAAAACGACTACAAAGTGGTATACTGGTGTATAGAGTCACACAAAGACCTTATGTGCATTATGGGGCAGGTATGGGCTGCAGAAACACTACAAAAAAGGTATTGCTGCTTAGCCTCAACTATACAGTGCCCCTCTTTCAAGAGATGTAAAGAGGCCAGCAGTTCTTGAGTGCACTTGCACCCCATAAGCTTACCTTGGGAGGCTGAGCAGCAGCCATTTTCGGGAGGCTACGGTATCTGCCTCAAAAAGGTGAATTTATTACAAAACTTGGAAACCGTGCCAAACTGACACATTAACTAAGAGCATCCTTACACACTTGGATGTGCCAGATAAGTTCAGGAAAACACCACTTCTGTCCTGTTTTGATGCATTTGTATTCTACAATCACCTGTCAATTATTCAAGCTCCAAGAAGACCCAGAATTTGTTTTAGTTACGTGGATTTTAATTGAGAGCAGCCTTATAAACTTACACTTAATGCTGAGAGGGCCAAAGCTGGAGTTCAAATCAGCCAGTTGCTCGAATTAAGCAAGCCAAAATTAATGCAATTCCTCTGTATACGGAAGTATGCTGTTACTGAGAGCTTTTCATAGCATCCATCACACATAGGTGACCCGGAGCCAGTCATGAACTGGCAGAGAGTGCTGTGTGTTTTCTTTGCTTGACAATGACCGGCAACATTTAAAGGGGCTCCGATAAAGCTGCAGTATGCCTATGATGTTAAAGGACGGCGCTTCACGGATATCCTTCACCAAGAATTTTTTTGATCCACTTTGTGGAAGCTGAATTATCTGTAGTGAAAATTTGAATGTCAGCATCTTAGCTCCTTTCCCTCTACTCGTCACTTTTCGCACACTGAAAGGTCGGCGCACATCCGCCGGCCCCACCGTCAGAGGCAGGCTTCTGACCCACCAGAGCTACGCCGCTTTTTGGCcgcagccatggtagctgcctgattTCTGggagaatctaaccaatagccatacCTGAGCTGGTATACGCAGAAGCAGGGTGATGCAGGAGTGTGCGAGCTTGAAAAAGTCGCTG contains:
- the LOC144099132 gene encoding rRNA N(6)-adenosine-methyltransferase ZCCHC4, whose amino-acid sequence is MNFATSCVELLRDSSDGSDNADNVLCCEHGPALLFRRLGTDSKNCARPFYACSACRQRKDCSFFVWKDEASRCGFKWDAVKRRILPTWTHEQLHARFLKLLKCESSERYLCCRTLLSKKEMKNHFQHPFRNPLTDDELRRPSRLLLADVNSATKAQFFFDDSCVSFVVDTLSRLGFDRVLCVGTPSLHEYIREHRPSMDSLLLDIEQSYEQFYGPDEFCWFNMFNNFHFRGAESETALRNSMASGTRCALLVDPPFGGLVDAVARTLERIVEEATAQGCELNVFWFFPYFNEKRIVAAMPRLRMLDYAVHYENHTAFSGSSEKRAKGSPVRIFTDVPLGQIPLPEEDYAFCAQCDRWVARHNRHCAVCNDCPSKDGGPYRHCDRCGVCVKEANEHCPTCERCLPRGHDCQSKGLTCFLCRQPGHKSTECVQKVKKGHRNLKRTFIRNQETVAKGKKRKR